The nucleotide sequence CAGTTCTCGCAAATTCGCTTGACCGAACTTCTGACTTTCATGACCACTGCTCCCGTACGTCTATCCGCGTGTGACGATCCGACCTCGGGTCAGATCATACGGCGAAATCTCGACAACGACCCGGTCACCGGGCAAAATCCGGATGAAGTGCATCCGCATCTTGCCGCTGACGTGGGCCAGAACCTCGTGCTTCTTCTCGCCTATGTTGATCTCCACCTTGAACATCGCGTTCGGCAGAGCATCCTTGACCACACCTTCGACTCTGACGGCGTCCTGTTTGGCCATCGTTCCTTCCCTAGGGCTTGCGGCCCGGTTGTCCGTCGGTCAAGACGGAAGCCCCGTCCCGGGTGATCGCCACCGTATGCTCGAAATGCGCCGAAGGCTTCCCGTCGCGAGTGACGACGGTCCAGCCGTCCGAGGCATATCGCACGTCGGCGGACCCCATGTTGACCATCGGCTCGATCGCCAAGACCATTCCCGGTTCAAGAATTATATCATTCCTTAACAAGTCCGAGGATACAAAGTTCGGTATCTTCGGGTCCTCGTGCATTTCCGTCCCGATCCCGTGCCCGACAAAGTCGGTCACCACCGCGAAACCGGCCTTCTCCACGTGCGTCTGCATCTTCGCGGCCACCTGACTCCACTTTCCGCCCGGCACGATCGTCTCGATCGCCAGCGCCAAGGCCTCGACCGTCACGTCCATCAGCCGCTGCACCTTCTCACTCACCCGCCCTACCGGACAGGTGGTCGCGGCGTCGCCGCAGTAGCCCTGATAGCGAACTCCGCAGTCGATGCTGATGATCTGTCCTTCTTCGAGCACCCGTTTCTCGCTCGGAATGCCGTGCACCACCTCGCCGTCGATGCTCGCACAGATGCACGCCGGAAACGGATACCCGGCCCGCGGGTTCGGCACCCCTCGAAAGAGGGCCTGCGCCCCGAGCTTCCGGATCATCGCGTCGGCCTGCTCCTCCAGCGCTCCCGTCGAAACGCCCGGCTTGACCAGCGTCCGCAGATGCTCCAACACCTCGTGCACTATGTGTCCGGCCCGGCGCATCCTCTCAATCTGGATGTCGCTCTTGAGTTTGATCGCCATTCGGGCCTCAAATCTACTTGTCAACGGTACTTCGCTTCAGCTCGTGTTCGATCTTCTTCTGAATGTCGCCGATGTCGCCCTCGGCGTCGATCTCCCTCAGCAGTCCCGCCTGGCGGTAGTAGTCCTCCAGCGGCTGGGTCTGGCGGCGATAGACTTCCAGACGATTGCGGACCACCTCTTCGCGGTCATCCGCCCGCTGAACCACCGCCGTCCCGCAGGCGTCGCAATGCGTGCCGTCGGCGGGCGGGTTGGC is from Phycisphaerae bacterium and encodes:
- the infA gene encoding translation initiation factor IF-1, producing MAKQDAVRVEGVVKDALPNAMFKVEINIGEKKHEVLAHVSGKMRMHFIRILPGDRVVVEISPYDLTRGRIVTRG
- the map gene encoding type I methionyl aminopeptidase, with translation MAIKLKSDIQIERMRRAGHIVHEVLEHLRTLVKPGVSTGALEEQADAMIRKLGAQALFRGVPNPRAGYPFPACICASIDGEVVHGIPSEKRVLEEGQIISIDCGVRYQGYCGDAATTCPVGRVSEKVQRLMDVTVEALALAIETIVPGGKWSQVAAKMQTHVEKAGFAVVTDFVGHGIGTEMHEDPKIPNFVSSDLLRNDIILEPGMVLAIEPMVNMGSADVRYASDGWTVVTRDGKPSAHFEHTVAITRDGASVLTDGQPGRKP